A single genomic interval of Granulicella tundricola MP5ACTX9 harbors:
- the uca gene encoding urea carboxylase codes for MFTKVLIANRGAIATRIIRTLRRMGVASVAVYSEADATSLHVLQADEAVLLGPAPAAQSYLSFDAIFAAAAQTGAQAIHPGYGFLSENIAFARECTARGLVFIGPTPANIDAFALKHTARATAKQCGVPLLPGTGLLADKQDALTQAETLRYPVMLKSSGGGGGIGMKVCHSAPELEEAYDSVLRLSKANFGDSGVYLEKYVARARHIEVQIFGDGQGNVIALGERDCSAQRRHQKVLEETPAPGLSAATRKHLYDSAVLLGKAVDYANAGTVEFIYDEDTTDFYFLEVNTRLQVEHGVTEQVTGIDLVEWMVQQAAGELPDLTKVNVTLTGASIEARVYAEDPARNFQPTPGKLTLVTFPGPEISRTETWIESGSTITPFYDPMIAKIIVTGKDRTEALTKLQTALEATKIDGTETNLHYLLEVARSPEFQSGTVTTAFLGTFTFARNAIEILEGGTQSTIQDYPGRTGFWNVGVPPSGPMDHLNFRIANRIVGNSDNAAAIEFATMGARMRFDCETTIALTGADMNAKLNGKPVEPFTPIPIHTGDTLSLGAASNVGVRAYLAIRGGLSTQPYLGSRSTFMLGGFGGAAGRALRGGDVLHLGQPDVTLTAPIALPIAQAPPLAKAWEVGVLFGPHTAPDFFTEEDIEMLFATHWKVHYQSDRTGVRLTGPKPKWARPDGGEAGLHPSNIHDNAYAIGTIDFTGDMPIMLGPDGPSLGGFVCPATIVQAELWKLGQFKAGDTVHFNRLTLAQAEQMERAQDTFLQSFTTPLPSLTGVILPQSEATGENLSSSLEAEQSSPVLSFRSEAEEPAVILSLTTRPTPMVFRADGDKYLLVEYGPLQLDLTLRFRVHVLEQNLRAANLAGIIDITPGIRSLHIHYDSRILVRAKLIDTLAALDEAMPPLTDITVPSRIVHLPLSWDDPQAKLAQQKYMQAVRPDAPWCPSNIEFIRRINGLDSIDDVYRIVHEASYLVLGLGDVYLGAPVATPVDPRHRLVTTKYNPARTWTPENAVGIGGAYMCVYGMEGPGGYQLVGRTIQVWNPWKTTEAFTPGKPWSLRFFDQIRFYPVSPEELMDARARFPHGQYQLRVEETTFKLSDYLAFLDSIAPEAAAFKAHQKAAFNAERERWIAAGQMTIVEPAEAPADTPDVVVPEGCEPVSSSVTASVFQIPVKAGDKVEEGQKLVVLDAMKMEIAITAHTAGTVEAVHCTLGSLVTSGQILISLRPS; via the coding sequence ATGTTCACCAAAGTTCTCATCGCCAATCGGGGCGCCATCGCCACCCGCATCATCCGCACCCTCCGCCGCATGGGCGTAGCCTCCGTCGCCGTCTATTCTGAGGCCGACGCAACCTCCCTCCACGTCCTCCAGGCTGACGAGGCCGTGCTCCTCGGCCCCGCCCCCGCCGCCCAGAGCTATCTCTCCTTCGACGCCATCTTCGCCGCCGCTGCCCAGACCGGCGCACAGGCCATCCATCCCGGCTACGGCTTCCTCTCGGAGAACATCGCCTTCGCGCGCGAGTGCACCGCACGCGGCCTCGTCTTCATCGGCCCCACTCCCGCCAACATCGACGCCTTCGCCCTCAAGCACACCGCCCGAGCCACCGCCAAACAATGCGGCGTCCCCTTACTCCCCGGCACAGGCCTCCTTGCAGACAAGCAAGACGCCCTGACCCAGGCCGAAACCCTCCGCTACCCCGTCATGCTCAAAAGCTCCGGCGGCGGCGGCGGAATCGGAATGAAGGTCTGCCACTCCGCACCCGAGCTCGAAGAGGCCTACGACTCCGTCCTCCGCCTCAGCAAAGCCAACTTCGGAGACTCCGGCGTCTACCTTGAAAAGTACGTCGCCCGCGCCCGCCACATCGAAGTCCAGATCTTCGGCGACGGCCAGGGCAACGTCATCGCCCTCGGCGAGCGCGACTGCTCCGCCCAGCGCCGCCACCAGAAGGTCCTCGAAGAGACCCCTGCGCCCGGCCTATCCGCCGCCACCCGCAAGCACCTCTACGACTCCGCCGTCCTCCTCGGTAAGGCCGTCGACTACGCCAACGCCGGCACCGTCGAGTTCATCTACGACGAAGACACCACAGACTTCTACTTCCTCGAAGTCAACACCCGCCTCCAGGTCGAGCACGGCGTCACCGAACAAGTCACCGGCATCGACCTAGTCGAATGGATGGTCCAGCAAGCCGCAGGAGAACTCCCAGACCTAACGAAGGTCAACGTAACCCTCACCGGCGCATCCATAGAAGCCCGCGTCTACGCCGAAGACCCCGCCCGCAACTTCCAGCCCACCCCCGGCAAACTAACCCTAGTCACTTTTCCCGGCCCTGAAATCTCCCGCACCGAAACCTGGATCGAATCAGGCTCCACCATCACCCCCTTCTACGACCCCATGATCGCCAAGATCATAGTCACCGGAAAGGATCGTACCGAAGCCCTAACCAAACTCCAGACAGCCTTAGAAGCCACAAAAATCGACGGCACCGAAACCAACCTCCACTACCTCCTTGAAGTCGCACGCTCCCCCGAGTTCCAATCCGGCACCGTCACCACCGCCTTCCTCGGCACCTTCACCTTCGCCCGCAATGCCATCGAGATCCTCGAAGGCGGCACCCAGTCCACCATCCAGGACTACCCCGGCCGCACCGGCTTCTGGAACGTCGGCGTCCCACCCTCCGGCCCCATGGACCACCTCAACTTCCGCATCGCCAACCGCATCGTCGGCAACTCGGACAACGCCGCCGCCATCGAGTTCGCCACCATGGGCGCACGCATGCGCTTCGATTGCGAAACCACCATCGCCCTCACCGGCGCGGACATGAACGCCAAACTCAACGGCAAACCCGTCGAGCCCTTCACCCCCATCCCCATCCACACCGGCGACACCCTCTCGCTGGGCGCGGCCTCGAACGTTGGCGTCCGCGCCTACCTCGCCATCCGCGGCGGCCTCTCCACCCAGCCTTACCTCGGCTCCCGAAGCACCTTCATGCTCGGCGGCTTCGGCGGAGCAGCCGGCCGTGCCCTGCGCGGCGGAGACGTCCTCCACCTCGGCCAACCAGACGTCACCCTTACGGCACCCATCGCCCTACCCATAGCCCAGGCCCCACCGCTCGCCAAAGCCTGGGAGGTAGGCGTCCTCTTCGGCCCTCACACCGCCCCGGACTTCTTCACAGAAGAAGACATTGAGATGCTCTTCGCCACGCACTGGAAGGTCCACTACCAGTCCGACCGCACCGGCGTCCGCCTCACCGGCCCCAAGCCAAAATGGGCTCGCCCCGACGGCGGCGAAGCCGGCCTCCACCCCTCCAACATCCACGACAACGCCTACGCCATCGGCACCATCGACTTCACCGGCGACATGCCTATCATGCTCGGCCCCGACGGCCCATCCCTCGGCGGCTTCGTCTGCCCCGCCACCATCGTCCAGGCCGAACTCTGGAAGCTAGGCCAATTCAAAGCCGGCGACACCGTCCACTTCAACCGCCTAACCCTCGCCCAGGCTGAACAGATGGAGCGCGCCCAAGACACCTTCCTCCAATCCTTCACCACCCCACTCCCATCTCTAACGGGGGTCATTCTGCCCCAAAGCGAAGCGACGGGGGAGAATCTCAGTAGTTCGCTCGAAGCGGAACAATCCTCCCCCGTTTTGTCATTCCGCAGCGAAGCGGAGGAACCTGCAGTCATCCTCTCCCTCACCACCCGCCCAACCCCCATGGTCTTCCGCGCCGACGGCGACAAATATCTCCTCGTCGAATACGGCCCCCTCCAGCTAGACCTCACCCTCCGCTTCCGAGTCCACGTCCTCGAGCAAAACCTCCGCGCCGCCAACCTCGCCGGCATCATCGACATCACCCCCGGCATCCGTTCCCTCCACATCCACTACGACAGCCGCATCCTCGTACGCGCCAAACTCATAGACACCCTCGCCGCGTTAGACGAGGCCATGCCCCCCCTCACCGACATCACCGTCCCCAGCCGCATCGTCCACCTGCCTTTGTCCTGGGACGATCCCCAGGCCAAACTGGCTCAGCAAAAGTACATGCAAGCCGTCCGCCCGGACGCCCCCTGGTGCCCGTCCAACATTGAGTTCATCCGCCGCATCAACGGCCTTGACTCCATCGATGACGTCTACCGCATCGTCCACGAAGCCAGCTACCTCGTCCTCGGCCTGGGCGACGTCTACCTCGGCGCACCCGTAGCCACCCCCGTCGACCCGCGCCACCGCCTCGTCACCACCAAGTACAACCCAGCCCGCACCTGGACCCCTGAAAACGCGGTCGGCATCGGCGGAGCTTACATGTGCGTCTACGGCATGGAAGGCCCCGGCGGCTACCAGCTCGTAGGCCGCACCATCCAGGTCTGGAACCCCTGGAAGACCACGGAGGCCTTCACCCCTGGCAAGCCCTGGTCCCTGCGCTTCTTTGACCAGATCCGTTTCTACCCCGTCTCGCCGGAGGAGCTGATGGACGCCCGCGCCCGCTTCCCCCACGGCCAGTATCAGCTCCGCGTAGAAGAGACCACCTTCAAGCTCAGCGACTACCTCGCCTTCCTCGACTCCATCGCCCCTGAAGCCGCAGCCTTCAAGGCTCACCAGAAGGCCGCCTTCAACGCAGAGCGCGAACGCTGGATCGCCGCCGGCCAGATGACCATCGTAGAGCCCGCGGAAGCCCCCGCCGACACCCCTGACGTAGTCGTCCCTGAAGGCTGCGAACCCGTCTCCTCCTCCGTCACCGCCTCCGTCTTCCAGATCCCCGTCAAAGCCGGAGACAAGGTAGAAGAAGGCCAGAAGCTGGTCGTCCTGGACGCCATGAAGATGGAGATCGCCATCACCGCCCACACCGCCGGCACGGTAGAAGCGGTCCACTGCACCCTCGGCTCGTTAGTCACCAGCGGCCAGATCCTGATCTCCCTCCGCCCCTCGTAG
- a CDS encoding urea amidolyase associated protein UAAP2 → MSDTIIQESPRLTDACFLDEIIRAGDSFVHEIKQGQFVRIVDLEGNQAVDTLFYNAHNYADRYSAQDTIRAQANIYLTTGTRLISTQRNTLLTIVADTCGRHDTLGGACSTESNMVRYDIEKRSMHACRQSFLKGALTWSASTGRDLDKRDLTANINFFMNVPVTPAGKLTFEDGVSDAGKYVELRADMDVLIVISNCPQLNNPCNAYNPTPARVLIWNA, encoded by the coding sequence ATGTCAGACACCATCATCCAGGAAAGCCCCCGCCTCACAGACGCATGCTTCCTTGACGAGATCATCCGAGCCGGCGACTCCTTCGTCCACGAGATCAAGCAGGGCCAGTTCGTCCGCATCGTCGATCTCGAAGGCAACCAAGCCGTCGACACCCTCTTCTACAACGCCCACAACTACGCCGACCGCTACAGCGCGCAGGACACCATCCGCGCCCAGGCCAACATCTACCTCACCACCGGCACCAGGCTCATCTCCACCCAGCGCAACACCCTTCTCACCATCGTCGCCGACACCTGCGGCCGCCACGACACACTCGGCGGAGCCTGCTCCACCGAGAGCAACATGGTCCGCTACGACATCGAGAAGCGCTCCATGCACGCCTGCCGCCAGTCCTTCCTCAAAGGAGCCCTCACCTGGTCCGCGAGCACCGGCCGCGATCTCGACAAGCGCGACCTCACCGCCAACATCAACTTCTTCATGAACGTCCCCGTCACCCCTGCCGGCAAGCTCACCTTTGAAGACGGTGTCTCGGACGCCGGCAAATACGTCGAGCTCCGCGCCGACATGGACGTCCTCATCGTCATCTCCAACTGCCCCCAGCTCAACAACCCCTGCAACGCCTACAACCCGACGCCCGCCCGCGTCCTGATCTGGAACGCCTAG
- a CDS encoding urea amidolyase associated protein UAAP1 encodes MTQEKHETLWTETLPGNATWSHILKRGTSLRLTALDPNPNVAAILLNADNFSERLNLPDTLKAQHIARLTTGAVLYSDMARILCSITADTVGWHDPLGGCSDAAMVAAKYGELPYQQARNAWHQNALDGFLIELAKYGLGLRDLMMNVSFFSKVEVHDDGSMHFIPNNAAPGTSVEIRAEMNTLVILNSCQHPMDPSPDYAAKQVELTLSKVPAPGPDDVCRNFRPENTRGFTLTERYFQ; translated from the coding sequence TTGACGCAAGAGAAGCACGAAACCCTCTGGACCGAGACCCTCCCCGGCAACGCCACCTGGTCTCACATCCTCAAGCGCGGCACCTCGCTCCGCCTCACCGCCCTCGACCCCAACCCCAACGTCGCCGCCATCCTGCTCAACGCGGATAACTTCTCCGAGCGCCTCAACCTGCCCGACACCCTCAAGGCCCAGCACATTGCCCGCCTCACCACCGGAGCCGTCCTCTACTCGGACATGGCCCGCATCCTCTGCTCTATCACTGCGGACACTGTCGGCTGGCACGACCCGCTCGGCGGCTGTTCGGACGCCGCCATGGTCGCCGCAAAGTACGGCGAACTGCCCTACCAGCAAGCCCGCAACGCCTGGCATCAGAACGCCCTTGATGGCTTTCTCATCGAGCTCGCCAAGTACGGCCTCGGCCTCCGCGACCTCATGATGAACGTCAGCTTTTTCAGCAAGGTAGAGGTTCACGACGACGGCTCCATGCACTTCATCCCCAACAACGCAGCGCCCGGAACCTCGGTCGAGATCCGCGCCGAGATGAACACCCTCGTCATCCTCAACTCCTGCCAGCACCCCATGGACCCCTCGCCGGACTACGCCGCAAAGCAGGTCGAACTCACCCTCAGCAAGGTCCCCGCCCCCGGCCCAGACGATGTCTGCCGCAACTTCCGTCCCGAGAACACTCGCGGCTTCACCCTCACCGAGCGCTACTTCCAGTAG
- a CDS encoding Vgb family protein — protein MPFKTPSRSTLLSLAVASSLVLAPFLHTQQPEPPKAPSLPTEAPTPAAPAKPRPPRIVRPGVATPGVSLPLDALKHDAVFPVEGSPDWSVVTKDAVWVSSARANHVVQLLPATNTVGLIADVKRPCAGLADAFGSIWAPSCGPTKEIERIDPATGKITASILAEAANSEGGITAGAGSIWFVIKTSKLIRIDPKTNAIASTLDLPTGSENPAFGEGFVWISSFEHDQLLKVDPATNKIVATIPIGPKPRFLTVGGGSVWTLNQGDGTISRVDMKSGKLAATIKCGIPGEGGEISFGEGSVWAAMFDFPLTQVDPKTNTVVKQWAGQGGDGVRAGLGSVWLSNLRQANVWRIPPAQ, from the coding sequence ATGCCGTTCAAGACACCTTCTCGCTCTACTCTGCTCTCGCTCGCAGTCGCCTCCTCATTAGTTCTTGCGCCGTTCCTCCACACTCAGCAACCGGAGCCGCCAAAGGCCCCATCCCTCCCCACCGAGGCCCCAACCCCCGCGGCCCCGGCCAAACCGCGCCCACCCCGTATCGTCCGCCCCGGCGTCGCCACCCCCGGCGTAAGCCTCCCGCTTGACGCCCTCAAGCACGACGCCGTCTTCCCGGTAGAAGGCTCGCCCGACTGGTCCGTTGTCACCAAAGACGCCGTCTGGGTCTCCAGCGCACGCGCCAACCACGTCGTGCAACTCCTCCCCGCCACCAACACCGTCGGCCTCATCGCTGACGTCAAGCGCCCCTGCGCCGGCCTCGCCGACGCCTTCGGCAGCATCTGGGCCCCAAGCTGCGGCCCCACCAAGGAGATTGAGCGCATCGACCCCGCAACCGGCAAGATTACCGCCAGCATCCTCGCGGAAGCCGCCAACTCGGAAGGCGGCATCACCGCCGGCGCAGGCTCCATCTGGTTCGTCATCAAGACCAGCAAGCTCATCCGCATCGATCCCAAAACCAACGCCATTGCCTCCACGCTCGACCTGCCCACAGGCTCAGAGAACCCGGCCTTCGGTGAGGGCTTCGTCTGGATCTCCTCCTTCGAGCACGACCAGCTCCTCAAGGTCGATCCCGCCACCAACAAGATCGTCGCCACCATCCCCATCGGCCCCAAGCCGCGCTTCCTCACCGTGGGCGGCGGCTCCGTCTGGACGCTCAACCAGGGTGACGGCACCATCTCCCGCGTCGATATGAAGTCCGGTAAGCTCGCCGCCACCATCAAGTGCGGCATCCCCGGTGAAGGCGGCGAGATCTCCTTCGGCGAAGGCTCTGTATGGGCCGCCATGTTCGACTTTCCCCTCACCCAGGTCGACCCCAAAACCAACACCGTCGTCAAGCAATGGGCAGGGCAGGGAGGCGATGGAGTCCGCGCAGGCCTCGGCTCCGTCTGGCTCTCAAACCTCCGCCAGGCCAACGTATGGCGCATCCCACCCGCACAGTAG